A window of Arcobacter acticola genomic DNA:
AGAAGTATTATTTGTAGCGTGGTTACTATTTTTACTTCCGTATTTATTATCACTGTTTCTATTATTGCTATTTTTATTTTTTGAAGGAGCTGCTTCTTCTTTTTTTCTTCCAGATGGTTTTCTTGAAGCATCTTTTGGTTTTGCAGTTCGGTTTTGATTCGAACCATTTCCTCTATTACTTCTATTTCCAATTGGTTCAGCTTTTATATTTGGATCTACTTTAAAACCTAATATTTCAACTTTTTTAATTTTTTGTTTAATTAATTTTTCTATTCCAAATAGGTAATCATGTTCATCTACACAAACTAAAGAAATTGCATCACCTGTATTTCCAGCACGTCCAGTTCTTCCAATTCTATGTACATAATCTTCTGCGATATTTGGTAATTCAAAGTTTATTACATGGGGAAGTTGGTCTATATCAATACCACGAGCTGCAATATCAGTGGCTACCAATACTCTTACATTTCCTGACTTAAAATCATCCAATGCTTTTGTTCTTGCACCTTGTGATTTATTACCATGAATAGCAGCTGAAGTAATGCCATCTTTTACAAGGGCTTCACTTAGTTTATTTGCTCCATGTTTTGTTCTTGTGAAAACTAAAACTTGCTTCCAATTGTTTTTATTTACAAGATAAAGTAAAAGCTCTTTTTTTCTTTCTCTATCAACGTGGTGAACAATTTGCTCAACCTTATGAGAAGTACTATTTGCAGTTGCAACTTCTATTAAAACAGGTGAGTTTAGTAGACTATCTGCTAGTTTTTTAATATCTTCTGAAAAAGTTGCTGAGAAAAGAAGATTTTGTCTCTCTTTTGGGAGAATTGCAAGAACTTTTTTAATATCGTTTATAAATCCCATATCAAGCATTCTATCTGCTTC
This region includes:
- a CDS encoding DEAD/DEAH box helicase, producing MSFSNLGLCAELLRAIKEEGYTTPTPIQAKSIPVILSKKDVLAGAQTGTGKTAGFTLPLLQRLKTSYNKDKKSHVRALILTPTRELAAQVAASVETYGKYLPFKSAVIFGGVGINPQIALLRKGVDIVIATPGRLLDLVSQNCLDLRKIEFFILDEADRMLDMGFINDIKKVLAILPKERQNLLFSATFSEDIKKLADSLLNSPVLIEVATANSTSHKVEQIVHHVDRERKKELLLYLVNKNNWKQVLVFTRTKHGANKLSEALVKDGITSAAIHGNKSQGARTKALDDFKSGNVRVLVATDIAARGIDIDQLPHVINFELPNIAEDYVHRIGRTGRAGNTGDAISLVCVDEHDYLFGIEKLIKQKIKKVEILGFKVDPNIKAEPIGNRSNRGNGSNQNRTAKPKDASRKPSGRKKEEAAPSKNKNSNNRNSDNKYGSKNSNHATNNTSKNRRTNSGFKNN